The sequence tttttttcgttaatttacatatactgctactacaaattttaaatgatttagatTTAATGATGATTCAATACAGTGCACACTAACGTATTTTTCTTGTGTTATGACATGATATTAACAGGTACCAGCGTCATTCATTTGCTCTATCGAAGTTTTTCACGCGATCTCTCTGCGAGAGAGCAGTCATTTGCGTCTGTGCCGTTGAGCGACCATAGTCTTACGTTCCGCGGTATcttgtaaacaatttatttaaaaatacaaaaataaatgtatgttctgctgtaacaataataaccgtacaaaaattacaatgtaACTGCGTAATGTTGACTGTATGCATTTGCGTTCATTAATTACTTCAAATAgtgaaaaaaattgttgaatcgaagttactttattttaaataaactttaaaatcgagtgctttattttcgtatttgttTGTACCTAATTTAACATGTTTGTGTCGTAGAATCAGTTAAAGGAAATAATCCGTGCCGGGTGGCTCCGGCAAGTGTGCCGCGCGGCAGCGATTTCACCCGCGTCACGCACGTTCGTGTTCGCATAGTCGCCTCTTTCGCGAGTGTTTGATCCAATTAGAAACATTTGCATGAGCATCTACACTGTACCGTGTTGTGTGATAGTGAAAGTGAGCGCGATGCCCGCGCTCAGCTGAGCGGGGTGACGTCTTGTGTGACGTCGCGACATGGGCCATGTGGAGAATATGCGGCGTCAGTAAGGCCGAGCCCGTGTTGTTCTCTAGTGGCATTGATGACGATTATGTAAGAGTTACATCagttaatataattgatactaACACATCACTAATAGGCGAGTTTTTCATTTGTTAACATCTTAGATAAGCTAAGCAAGAATGTTGTTGAACATGTTGTTTATGacgaagatatatataaatcagtGATGCACAACACCTGACTTCGGATTATAGTACTTAgatagtttatattttgaatgactCATGACTGTTATTTATAACTGAaatgagattattatttttgtaataataataatctcattataaaattatttacattgacgaatttaataaatttctatatGAAAAGATAAGAATACTTCGTTTACAAATCATGATCGTTTGGTATGttagcaagaatgctagcagcatttccccgctGAATTCCAATGTCGATTATCTGAGCGAAAACCTGGCCTTCCTTTCATCAGTTGAAgcaataagataaaattaaattttaaggtcTTAGGAacgttttttcattattatttccaGATCCAATGGTTTCTACTGCAAACGGCAATAAGATACAATTGacgagattatatattttaatgcaattaaaCGATAtccatattttatgtattgataAACTGATGGTATGTTTCAGCAGCCGACATGGCGATTGTGGGGCGAAGAACGGGTGGATGGTGCAATATACACGGTGTATCTCAAGAAGGTGCGATATCATCGACCGACACGCTCGGCTTCTAGTGTAAGTagtgtattgtttaaatattaagtactgaATATTGaacttaaactaaatatttatttgttccatATTAAATGGGGAACACGGTTAATGAACAGGCTAACGAGAcaccatatatatgtatatgtatttataataggtatcattatttatcaactaaaaacaaatttgtaGTTAAAGTTAGAACACGAACTGTCAAGACATTTTATGATAACAGATAGTTAATACGTCGCACGTAATTTGGAATCATAGATATTATCTATagtgttaatttaaatgacTCAATGTAAGAGACAATTTTTATGTGCATTAAATACCCAAggtttttaacatatttatctgAATAAGGAGTAGTAATGATTCGGAGAAAATAGTTTCGCAAATTACCTATGGTGTTTTAAATAGTTGTAATAGATAAAACAGAGTAAGTGTATCCGAATAGATAGACACATGATGTGCTGGACTTTTCTATAGGCCTTTTTAAAACCTACAATtttctagtatattttttttaatggatctCCTAAAGCTCAGCCAGCGTTAGCCATGAAAGCGtatgagtgttttttttatctaaactgCCGTCATCGTTCAGTCATTttgcacaaaatatataaacattcgtttatcaatttttctttaataaaaaccgcattaaaatctggAGTAGGTGAGAGTCAGCGGAGACATTTTCAGAAGTAgaaagtaactttattttatagtattaatagaaTTGTAATTGAAAAATGCTAAAACACAATCATtgacttaaaaatatgtatgagtAATATCTAAAACGGTTGGAAATTTCTGATGAATCAGTGGAATTCgataacattgttttttaagaatataaactgCAATTAAATCAATACGGCTATAAAATGTATGACCAGTATGTAATTTGCTTATCACCAAAACTTGTTTTAAACAATAGGTTTATTGTCAATCTTTTTACTATATAtctactttatttactttacacaTGGAGAAGAAATTGTGTggattattctttatttacatatataatttcatgTATCCCGAATACAGGTAGGTACCTACTTTTCAAATGGTGGCAAATGTTTCTCAATAAATAAGTtagagtaattattttatatttaaaaatataatatttataacataaacagaaggtacaatttaatattttacaaataatgtttaGAAGAATTAATTAATCTGGTTCTGCTTAGCAGTATTTCTTGCTAATAGCGATATTCTGGTCAGTCCATTAACGAGTCAACACTTCTGTCACCAGTCGAAGTTGTGATACAGGAGgtacatttttataagttatactataaatactgcaaatttgaataatgacgttttaatttatttataaaaaaaatggtaaaacaaaacatatttatatttagactcgctatgttattatatttcgtttttctTTTCCATTCTGAGTTATTTCTTTATTgcaaaaatgtaatattgtgGTGTTGCTGTAAtatcctttttttcttttttaatcgaGCGTAAAGCCTTGAAGTTGAATACGAGGAttgttatttagatatatttagatgttgaaaatgaAAGCATGCcatgcattttaataaaattcaacgaAACGTTTATcgtaaaatagttttttcttttaaatttgtaaacgtAATTACTGTTATGTATTGTAGTCTCAGTGCTGTTTAATAACatgttttatattctaaaataattataattgtcagtaaaattaaaaacacatatttatttaataattctttattttcagGAATCCGATGACGAAATCTCTCACTTGGAGTGGGAGACGGTGCGCGTGCGCTTCGTGAAGGCGGGTACCGTGGAACGTCTTGTCGAGGCTTTGGCCACCGACGATGGCGAGCTGGAGTCAACATACGTCAACGTCTTCCTTGCCACTTACcggtaaataaaacacaaaaaaatgtttcctTCCTAAtaaccttattaatattttcattattttataacgattatattttcctatacttatacaatttatatttttatgccctACATAAAAATCATCGGATATGTTAAATTCAGAAATGCTAACAAATTCTATACCAACTGAccataattttatgtaatcgtGATTTTGTATGAACGCTAACATcacaataatttcaaaaattaccaattattaaataaaaagcaaataaaaatatgtcatacaaaatatgtctgtatttgaaattaaatataaaagaagatATTTTTACCCTATGCTTTCTAACTAATGATTCACCACACAGGGAAAATACTAgcgaaaagatttttttaagaattgtaaTTACAAGTACATATTGTGTCCCATTGTTCACTTAGATTGTTATTGCTTCTCTCTGTTTGTAGTACAACATTGTCACGAGCTTTAAATAATCTCAGAACAATGAGTGGACGAAAGACGTcgaaatatttgtcatttttctTTGACGCTCAGAATAGAATTGATGTGAAAAGTGTGCTTTATAAAGGCATACGCTTTGAGATAAGGTCATCATAacgtattaaaaagtaaattattttttctctctCTCAATTCTCTAtagtatataattcaataatactttttgtaaagAAATTCAGGGTTACGTGATTACTGAAACATATAGTAGTTTTTCCACGGTCCCTTTTACACGTTAGTGTAAAActgaatttctaaaatattctaagtttatattttaatgtattggtTGCACAAAATTTGATAGATGATTAAAATAGTCTGTACAAACCGATATTTGgtgtgtaaatattataataattttgaatgtatatttttttgtattataatgcaGTTCATTTGCGGAGTGCAGTCGAGTGCTGGATCTCTTGCTGCGACGGTATGAAGCACTGGCCATGGAAGACGTTCACCCAGCAGCGATCGATACTTCGCAACAACATAGAAAGTAAGAGTATACATAGTTATATAAGTGCACTCTCTTTGAAATGCTTATGCTACACTCTATTCTTATCTAAGAtcaaacataaaacaattaaataaataaattaagaacgcTGTCAGTGAAACCATAGTTTCATAcaagttgttttaattaaacttaatggATTAAGgctgtttttgttaaattactgACGAGCAGTATAATAGTTGTCTttgtaatcatataaatatcacTCGGTGTGTTGTAGGACTCTGGTGGCATGTCTCCACGTCTGGCTGGATACCTACCCGGAGGACTTTCGTCAACCCCCACACCATCCCGCACTGCAGCAGCTTCTCGCCTTCACACAGCTTCACCTACCTGGCTCTGAGCTACACTCGAAGGTTGCTTGTTCTTCTTTAACATAAGAATCTCAGATATTTAttgatagatataaaaaaatgcaacatcAAAAAACCTCttttaacaattcaatttatatatcggATTTCATTCGTGGTTCGTTTGTTGAATTGTAActgatattattgaaataatttgaagTAATTATTGCTACGAGTGAGTTGCTTTTTTGTTCGGGTTggttgattataaatatatattttttatgaatagctTTTCTTTACAGACAGATGCTACGTGCTGTaagataaattaacaaaaaaacgtAGTACGGACATAGAGAGTGACTAAAAGGGCCCCCTTTCGCAGGTGTTACAGAAGCTAGCGGTATTCAGTGCGGAGCGCaacggcggcgcggcgggcggcgtgTGCCTGGCGCCCGGCATGCGCGTGGCGGCGCACCACACGTGCGCCTACCGCCTGCCGCACGTGCCGCACCGCCACTTCGCCGAGCAGCTCACGCGCATGGACATGGAGCTGTTCAAGAAGCTCGTCCCGCACCAGTGCCTGGGCGCCGTGTGGTCGCGCCGCGACAAGGACCGCTCGCACGACGCCGCCACCGTGCTGGCGACCGTCAACCAGTTCAACGCGGTCTCCTTCCGCGTCATCTCGACGGTGCTCGTCGAGCCCAACCTGCGGCCCGTCGACCGCTCCGACATCCTCGCGGCGTGGCTGGACATAGCGAGGGAGCTGAGGGTGCTTAAGAATTTCTCGTCCTTGAAAGCCATAATTTCGGGTCTGCAGAGCAATCCCGTGTACAGGCTGAGAAAGACGTGGGCGCTGCTATCTAAAGAGAAAGCCGAATTGTTCGAGGAACTGGCGAGGATATTCAGCGAGGACAACAACAGATGGGCTCAGCGTGAGCTTTTAATGCGCGAGGGGACTGCGAAGTTCGCCGACACGGTGGGAGAAAATGATAAACAATTGCAAAAATTGCTCCACGAACGTGGATCGCCAGGTGTCAGTAATGGCACGATCCCGTATTTGGGTACGTTTTTAACTGACCTTACGATGATCGACACCGCTATTCCCGATACTGTCGCCGATGGCTTAATAAATTTCGATAAAAGAAGAAAAGAATTTGAAGTGCTTGCGCAGATTAAACTATTACAAGGTGCAGCCAATGCTTATCATTTGCCCACTGACCCAATGTTTGATAGATGGTTCGACTCGGTGATCGTGCTCGATGATAGAGAGGCGTATCAACTATCGTGCCAAATCGAGCCACCAACGAATCCACCGAAAGAAAGGCGTCcgaaaaaattaaacgataacAATAACCACGGGCACAGGAAGAATGATTCTATAGCTAGTACCAGTTCCAGCAATAGTTCGCAGTTCTATTGCGAGACAGACGGTGTAGGAAATGCTTGGAAGAGAGATAGCCTGGAACGCCGAATATCACCGACAAGATTGTCCCACGGTTCGTCTTCGTCGTCTATTCCTTCATTAGATGTTTCTTTATCAAGTGCAAATAGTGGACAGAAACCTGCAAATGGCAAAATAGCAGCCACAAGTCCTGCTCATCCAAATGCTAGGAGTGGTCCTGATTTCTACATAATTCGAGTAACATATGAGTCGGATTGTGTGGAGACAGAGGGTGTCGTCTTATACAAATCAATAATGCTGAGCAACAATGAACGCACACCGCAGGTGATTAGAAATGCAATGCTCAAACTCAACCTCGATGGCGATCCTGATGGTTACACTTTGGCTCAAGTTTTGCCTGATAAAGGTAtgtttcagatattttttttcacccCAACTTCTGAATGcctataaatttgtatattatttacttttattaaaacaagttgTGTATCATTTTTCACAATTTACTCAAATACGTAAACGTACTCAAATATATTCGCGTAACAgtgaaaaaaagattttttttttaactatttataatataaagaattatcAGCACATCTATAAATATATGGTTGCGGACAGTATTATTTCAAAACCGAGATCTACACTTTTCCCAGAAAAAACATTagttatatctataattatttataggtataacTAATATATGTCAGTTATTTTACACAATATGTTTCCTAAgattgtatgttttatatatagatatgtttAAAATGGTCAAATATTTACTTTCCAGAAATGGTTTTGCCGGCTAACGCGAACGTATATTATGCTGTTAATACGGCATACAACCTAAACTTCATCTTACGACCTCGCAAGAGCCAACAAGAAGAGGCGATCGTAAatggaaaaacaaaaaataaacgaactTGATTATACCTCAATATCCCTTCATTATTTTGCTGCCCGTTTACATAGTAATAAACGATGACAGCTTGATAACGGTATAACGAAGATACACCaaataaaaagtgaaataaTGTGGAGGACTATCATTTCTTTACTTATGAACTCAAAAAACTACTTGTACAAATATCATTTTCATCCTTTCATGAATTAGTGTTAAGTACCCGTGCctcatgttaatataaaattgttgattATGTACAGACCATTCGTGTCTGTACATGTGCGCTCGTAGTATACTTAATACGAGTAGTATTtgataattatagttattgtaACCGAATGTACCTAACTGTAAATACCATGCTCTCAATGCCACCTCTAagttaagtgttgtattattaactaattgtaatgtgatttatctatatttgtatatatcgaTTATATATCACGAATATGAATCTcgtaaattaagaatattctagtaaaaataataagccAAAGGCGatatcataatatgtaataGCAAGGTGCTGTTTCcctttaatatgtaaaatacagctttaaaatttaacacgTTTAAACCGAATTTCGGATAATACTTAACAGTTTTTTActcataatattgatattaaaaaggaTTCGTCAAAAAAGTAAATCGATAGTAAAGTAagtgattttgtaataaaattgaaataaaagacTAATACTggctaaataatttgtatacatgTTGCGTATTAAACGTAGTCTACTTAAACCGCATTTGAATTATACAATGTgcctatattaattattgtttatattttatatatatatttcatatttcggGACAATTGATACTGGTACTATAATACTCTAGTAGAATAAAAAAGTGTTCATGTTACCTACAGTTAGTCTGAATTAAGTAATAGACCAAACATTAGTGCAAAAGTGGCTTAACCTGCCATGTCAATAAAAACtatggaaataagtggttaCTGAAGTGTAATGCAAAATTTGCGTTTGATATTTTCTGGCGATATGAAGACATGTCGAATTTTAGTGTTGTAGAGTTATGTCTCTTTTGTACTAATTGCACTAAtgcttttgtatataattatactttcagTGTAATATTGTAGATGACACCAGTGTCCCGTATAACGTTATatggttatatattttgtgtaataaaataataataataatttataatacatgttttattttggcA comes from Vanessa atalanta chromosome 3, ilVanAtal1.2, whole genome shotgun sequence and encodes:
- the LOC125076842 gene encoding ral guanine nucleotide dissociation stimulator isoform X1: MLVRGCAGGEFRHSLAERTKALAAKCHALRSPAHQRDQRSAERRRTKNRKSQTRWYVKQPTWRLWGEERVDGAIYTVYLKKVRYHRPTRSASSESDDEISHLEWETVRVRFVKAGTVERLVEALATDDGELESTYVNVFLATYRSFAECSRVLDLLLRRYEALAMEDVHPAAIDTSQQHRKTLVACLHVWLDTYPEDFRQPPHHPALQQLLAFTQLHLPGSELHSKVLQKLAVFSAERNGGAAGGVCLAPGMRVAAHHTCAYRLPHVPHRHFAEQLTRMDMELFKKLVPHQCLGAVWSRRDKDRSHDAATVLATVNQFNAVSFRVISTVLVEPNLRPVDRSDILAAWLDIARELRVLKNFSSLKAIISGLQSNPVYRLRKTWALLSKEKAELFEELARIFSEDNNRWAQRELLMREGTAKFADTVGENDKQLQKLLHERGSPGVSNGTIPYLGTFLTDLTMIDTAIPDTVADGLINFDKRRKEFEVLAQIKLLQGAANAYHLPTDPMFDRWFDSVIVLDDREAYQLSCQIEPPTNPPKERRPKKLNDNNNHGHRKNDSIASTSSSNSSQFYCETDGVGNAWKRDSLERRISPTRLSHGSSSSSIPSLDVSLSSANSGQKPANGKIAATSPAHPNARSGPDFYIIRVTYESDCVETEGVVLYKSIMLSNNERTPQVIRNAMLKLNLDGDPDGYTLAQVLPDKEMVLPANANVYYAVNTAYNLNFILRPRKSQQEEAIVNGKTKNKRT
- the LOC125076842 gene encoding ral guanine nucleotide dissociation stimulator isoform X4; translated protein: MWRICGVSKAEPVLFSSGIDDDYPTWRLWGEERVDGAIYTVYLKKVRYHRPTRSASSESDDEISHLEWETVRVRFVKAGTVERLVEALATDDGELESTYVNVFLATYRSFAECSRVLDLLLRRYEALAMEDVHPAAIDTSQQHRKTLVACLHVWLDTYPEDFRQPPHHPALQQLLAFTQLHLPGSELHSKVLQKLAVFSAERNGGAAGGVCLAPGMRVAAHHTCAYRLPHVPHRHFAEQLTRMDMELFKKLVPHQCLGAVWSRRDKDRSHDAATVLATVNQFNAVSFRVISTVLVEPNLRPVDRSDILAAWLDIARELRVLKNFSSLKAIISGLQSNPVYRLRKTWALLSKEKAELFEELARIFSEDNNRWAQRELLMREGTAKFADTVGENDKQLQKLLHERGSPGVSNGTIPYLGTFLTDLTMIDTAIPDTVADGLINFDKRRKEFEVLAQIKLLQGAANAYHLPTDPMFDRWFDSVIVLDDREAYQLSCQIEPPTNPPKERRPKKLNDNNNHGHRKNDSIASTSSSNSSQFYCETDGVGNAWKRDSLERRISPTRLSHGSSSSSIPSLDVSLSSANSGQKPANGKIAATSPAHPNARSGPDFYIIRVTYESDCVETEGVVLYKSIMLSNNERTPQVIRNAMLKLNLDGDPDGYTLAQVLPDKEMVLPANANVYYAVNTAYNLNFILRPRKSQQEEAIVNGKTKNKRT
- the LOC125076842 gene encoding ral guanine nucleotide dissociation stimulator isoform X2 yields the protein MLVRGCAGGEFRHSLAERTKALAAKCHALRSPAHQRDQRSAERRRTKNRKSQTRWYVKPTWRLWGEERVDGAIYTVYLKKVRYHRPTRSASSESDDEISHLEWETVRVRFVKAGTVERLVEALATDDGELESTYVNVFLATYRSFAECSRVLDLLLRRYEALAMEDVHPAAIDTSQQHRKTLVACLHVWLDTYPEDFRQPPHHPALQQLLAFTQLHLPGSELHSKVLQKLAVFSAERNGGAAGGVCLAPGMRVAAHHTCAYRLPHVPHRHFAEQLTRMDMELFKKLVPHQCLGAVWSRRDKDRSHDAATVLATVNQFNAVSFRVISTVLVEPNLRPVDRSDILAAWLDIARELRVLKNFSSLKAIISGLQSNPVYRLRKTWALLSKEKAELFEELARIFSEDNNRWAQRELLMREGTAKFADTVGENDKQLQKLLHERGSPGVSNGTIPYLGTFLTDLTMIDTAIPDTVADGLINFDKRRKEFEVLAQIKLLQGAANAYHLPTDPMFDRWFDSVIVLDDREAYQLSCQIEPPTNPPKERRPKKLNDNNNHGHRKNDSIASTSSSNSSQFYCETDGVGNAWKRDSLERRISPTRLSHGSSSSSIPSLDVSLSSANSGQKPANGKIAATSPAHPNARSGPDFYIIRVTYESDCVETEGVVLYKSIMLSNNERTPQVIRNAMLKLNLDGDPDGYTLAQVLPDKEMVLPANANVYYAVNTAYNLNFILRPRKSQQEEAIVNGKTKNKRT
- the LOC125076842 gene encoding ral guanine nucleotide dissociation stimulator isoform X5, with amino-acid sequence MSQDAESLQPTWRLWGEERVDGAIYTVYLKKVRYHRPTRSASSESDDEISHLEWETVRVRFVKAGTVERLVEALATDDGELESTYVNVFLATYRSFAECSRVLDLLLRRYEALAMEDVHPAAIDTSQQHRKTLVACLHVWLDTYPEDFRQPPHHPALQQLLAFTQLHLPGSELHSKVLQKLAVFSAERNGGAAGGVCLAPGMRVAAHHTCAYRLPHVPHRHFAEQLTRMDMELFKKLVPHQCLGAVWSRRDKDRSHDAATVLATVNQFNAVSFRVISTVLVEPNLRPVDRSDILAAWLDIARELRVLKNFSSLKAIISGLQSNPVYRLRKTWALLSKEKAELFEELARIFSEDNNRWAQRELLMREGTAKFADTVGENDKQLQKLLHERGSPGVSNGTIPYLGTFLTDLTMIDTAIPDTVADGLINFDKRRKEFEVLAQIKLLQGAANAYHLPTDPMFDRWFDSVIVLDDREAYQLSCQIEPPTNPPKERRPKKLNDNNNHGHRKNDSIASTSSSNSSQFYCETDGVGNAWKRDSLERRISPTRLSHGSSSSSIPSLDVSLSSANSGQKPANGKIAATSPAHPNARSGPDFYIIRVTYESDCVETEGVVLYKSIMLSNNERTPQVIRNAMLKLNLDGDPDGYTLAQVLPDKEMVLPANANVYYAVNTAYNLNFILRPRKSQQEEAIVNGKTKNKRT
- the LOC125076842 gene encoding ral guanine nucleotide dissociation stimulator isoform X6, encoding MSQDAESLPTWRLWGEERVDGAIYTVYLKKVRYHRPTRSASSESDDEISHLEWETVRVRFVKAGTVERLVEALATDDGELESTYVNVFLATYRSFAECSRVLDLLLRRYEALAMEDVHPAAIDTSQQHRKTLVACLHVWLDTYPEDFRQPPHHPALQQLLAFTQLHLPGSELHSKVLQKLAVFSAERNGGAAGGVCLAPGMRVAAHHTCAYRLPHVPHRHFAEQLTRMDMELFKKLVPHQCLGAVWSRRDKDRSHDAATVLATVNQFNAVSFRVISTVLVEPNLRPVDRSDILAAWLDIARELRVLKNFSSLKAIISGLQSNPVYRLRKTWALLSKEKAELFEELARIFSEDNNRWAQRELLMREGTAKFADTVGENDKQLQKLLHERGSPGVSNGTIPYLGTFLTDLTMIDTAIPDTVADGLINFDKRRKEFEVLAQIKLLQGAANAYHLPTDPMFDRWFDSVIVLDDREAYQLSCQIEPPTNPPKERRPKKLNDNNNHGHRKNDSIASTSSSNSSQFYCETDGVGNAWKRDSLERRISPTRLSHGSSSSSIPSLDVSLSSANSGQKPANGKIAATSPAHPNARSGPDFYIIRVTYESDCVETEGVVLYKSIMLSNNERTPQVIRNAMLKLNLDGDPDGYTLAQVLPDKEMVLPANANVYYAVNTAYNLNFILRPRKSQQEEAIVNGKTKNKRT
- the LOC125076842 gene encoding ral guanine nucleotide dissociation stimulator isoform X3; translated protein: MWRICGVSKAEPVLFSSGIDDDYQPTWRLWGEERVDGAIYTVYLKKVRYHRPTRSASSESDDEISHLEWETVRVRFVKAGTVERLVEALATDDGELESTYVNVFLATYRSFAECSRVLDLLLRRYEALAMEDVHPAAIDTSQQHRKTLVACLHVWLDTYPEDFRQPPHHPALQQLLAFTQLHLPGSELHSKVLQKLAVFSAERNGGAAGGVCLAPGMRVAAHHTCAYRLPHVPHRHFAEQLTRMDMELFKKLVPHQCLGAVWSRRDKDRSHDAATVLATVNQFNAVSFRVISTVLVEPNLRPVDRSDILAAWLDIARELRVLKNFSSLKAIISGLQSNPVYRLRKTWALLSKEKAELFEELARIFSEDNNRWAQRELLMREGTAKFADTVGENDKQLQKLLHERGSPGVSNGTIPYLGTFLTDLTMIDTAIPDTVADGLINFDKRRKEFEVLAQIKLLQGAANAYHLPTDPMFDRWFDSVIVLDDREAYQLSCQIEPPTNPPKERRPKKLNDNNNHGHRKNDSIASTSSSNSSQFYCETDGVGNAWKRDSLERRISPTRLSHGSSSSSIPSLDVSLSSANSGQKPANGKIAATSPAHPNARSGPDFYIIRVTYESDCVETEGVVLYKSIMLSNNERTPQVIRNAMLKLNLDGDPDGYTLAQVLPDKEMVLPANANVYYAVNTAYNLNFILRPRKSQQEEAIVNGKTKNKRT